One genomic region from Quercus robur chromosome 4, dhQueRobu3.1, whole genome shotgun sequence encodes:
- the LOC126720482 gene encoding uncharacterized protein LOC126720482: MLALLFMLFTTIIAPLIPTLSSEPPPPPFPTLPSLTQPPPPTVPAFENPPIPQFPPCCPPFTPSPRNNNIWPARSQPQSVSVWFVLGWILALIIGISLIAWAIYICRLKVIGPPGPPGKQGPKGDPGPKGDPGPKGPPGPPGPKGDPGPQGPPGPPGPKGPPGPPGPPGPKGDCCYCCKGYKGCECRISCQEMITCDHRGWP; this comes from the exons ATGCTTGCCCTGTTGTTCATGCTGTTTACCACCATCATCGCCCCACTAATTCCAACCCTCTCTTCAgaaccaccaccaccccccTTCCCCACATTACCCTCCCTTACTCAGCCTCCACCACCGACAGTGCCAGCATTTGAGAATCCTCCAATCCCACAATTTCCCCCATGTTGTCCCCCTTTCACTCCATCACCACGAAATAACAACATATGGCCTGCACGAAGTCAACCACAATCAGTATCCGTGTGGTTCGTGCTGGGGTGGATCTTGGCTCTAATAATAGGAATTAGCTTAATCGCATGGGCGATTTACATTTGCCGCCTAAAAGTAATAGGGCCGCCAGGGCCTCCAGGGAAGCAAGGGCCGAAAGGTGATCCAGGGCCGAAAGGGGATCCAGGGCCGAAAGGGCCGCCTGGGCCGCCAGGGCCGAAAGGGGATCCAGGGCCGCAAGGGCCGCCTGGGCCGCCAGGGCCGAAAGGGCCGCCTGGGCCGCCTGGGCCGCCAGGGCCGAAAGGGGACTGTTGTTATTGCTGCAAGGGCTACAAGGGCTGCGAGTGCCGCATTAGCTGCCAGGAAATGATAACA TGTGACCATAGGGGTTGGCCTTAG
- the LOC126721282 gene encoding uncharacterized protein LOC126721282 has translation MAAPGRTSIYQSEVMSVSNLHREILTPKAKRGRMQARPTLSLLDEDKAGTHQPHDDALVVTIQIGGYDVKRVLVDQGSGAEIMYPNLYKGLGVKPEDLDSYNSPLVGFDRKIVVLKGMVKLPIQMGSRVVEVNFIVVEAYSPYTAILARPWLHAMKAASSTLHLKVKYPSGEQFEELVGSQAMAR, from the coding sequence ATGGCAGCTCCAGGTCGAACAAGTATATATCAATCTGAGGTGATGTCTGTATCAAACTTGCACAGAGAAATTCTCACCCCTAAGGCTAAGCGAGGGAGGATGCAAGCCCGACCAACTCTTAGTTTATTGGATGAAGATAAGGCTGGAACTCATCAACCCCACGATGATGCGTTGGTAGTAACGATTCAAATTGGGGGttatgatgtgaagagagtcTTAGTAGATCAGGGTAGTGGGGCAGAGATCATGTACCCTAATCTATACAAGGGACTAGGGGTTAAGCCAGAGGATTTGGACAGTTACAATTCACCCTTGGTGGGATTCGATAGGAAGATAGTTGTCCTTAAGGGTATGGTTAAGTTGCCTATTCAGATGGGTTCTAGAGTAGTGGAAGTGAATTTCATTGTGGTGGAGGCATATTCACCTTATACAGCCATTTTGGCGAGACCATGGCTTCATGCCATGAAGGCTGCGTCTTCAACTTTGCATCTAAAGGTGAAGTACCCCTCTGGGGAGCAATTTGAAGAACTTGTTGGGAGCCAGGCCATGGCACGGTAA